AAGATGCGCGCCGCGGGGCGCAGGCGCAGCGGCGACCCGAGCGACCCGAGCAGCCCGCGCCACGCCAGCATCATCGCCGCGATCGAGGCCAGCGCGGGAACGAGGGCCACGAGCAGGGGCACCGGGCCGAGCTCGGCGAAGCCCTCCTGGACGCGGGTCCACTGGCGGCCCACGGCATAGGCGCCGGCCGCAATGGTCAGGGCCAGGAACGCCAGGCGGGCGATCTGGCCGCGGCGGTTGGGGGCGACGCGGGATGGCTCGTCGGGGTCGGCGTCGGGATCGGGATCAGGCGCGAGGTCAGGGCCAGGGACAGCGTTGGTGCTGGAGTCGGAGCCGGAGCCGGAGCTGGTGCCGGAGCCGGCACTGGAGCCGGCGGCAAGGCCGGGCTGCTGTGCCGGCTGCACCGGAGAAACTGCGGCGGATTCCGGCTCGGCCGCGGCGTCGCCGGCGGCGGGCGCGTCGCTCTGCGCGAGCGCGTCCTTTTCCGTGCGGGCGGCCCGCCGGCCATAGCTGGAACCGCTACTGTGGCTGACCATGCGCGTCCTGATCTTCGGCACTTACGACGTGGCGGCGCACCCCCGGGTGGGGGTCATCGCTGAAGGGTTGCGTAGTGCGGGTCATGAGGTCCGCGAGTGTAACGCGCCCCTCGGCTTCGATACCGCCGCACGCGTCAAGATGCTGGCCCAGCCGTGGCGGGTGCCCGCTCTGGGCGTGCGGCTGGCGCGGTGCTGGGCCCGGCTGGCCCGGCAGGCGGTGCGCGGGCCGAAGCCCGACGTCGTGGTGGTCGGCTACCTCGGGCACTTCGACGTGCACCTGGCGCGGCTGCTGTTCGGGCGCCGGCGGGTGGTGCTGGACCACCTCATCGGGGCCGCCGACACCGGGCGGGACCGGCAGGTGAGCCATGGTGTGCGGCAGCCGTTGCTGCGCGCCGTCGACGCCGCGGCGCTGGGCGCGGCGCGCGTGGTCGTCGTCGACACCGAGGAACACCGGGAGACCCTGCCCGCGAAACACCGTGAGCATGCGGTGGTGGTGCCCGTGGGTGCTCCGGACGAGTGGTTCGCGCCGGAGGCCGAGGCGGAGCCGGCGGAGCAGGCGGACGGCCCGCTGCGCGTGGTGTTCTACGGCCTGTTCACGCCGCTCCAGGGCGCCGCGACGATCGGCAGCGCCATCGCGCGCCTGGCCGGCCGGCCGGTCGCCTTCACGATGGTCGGCGGCGGCCAGGACAAGGCCGAGACCGTGCGCAACGCCGGCGACGCCGGGAACGTCACCTGGCACGACTGGATCCCCGCCGCGGAGCTCCCCCGGCTGGTCGCCGAGCACGACGTGTGCCTGGGCATCTTCGGCACCGGGCCGAAGGCGCTGCGGGTGGTGCCGAACAAGGTCTACCAGGGGGCCGCGGCCGGCTGCGCG
Above is a genomic segment from Catenulispora sp. MAP5-51 containing:
- a CDS encoding glycosyltransferase encodes the protein MRVLIFGTYDVAAHPRVGVIAEGLRSAGHEVRECNAPLGFDTAARVKMLAQPWRVPALGVRLARCWARLARQAVRGPKPDVVVVGYLGHFDVHLARLLFGRRRVVLDHLIGAADTGRDRQVSHGVRQPLLRAVDAAALGAARVVVVDTEEHRETLPAKHREHAVVVPVGAPDEWFAPEAEAEPAEQADGPLRVVFYGLFTPLQGAATIGSAIARLAGRPVAFTMVGGGQDKAETVRNAGDAGNVTWHDWIPAAELPRLVAEHDVCLGIFGTGPKALRVVPNKVYQGAAAGCAIVTSDTPPQHRALDDAARYVAPGDAAALADALADLAADPGELAKLKHASSTAARERFTPARVVEPLLAKLAELGFEG